A region from the Flavobacteriales bacterium genome encodes:
- a CDS encoding tail fiber domain-containing protein, whose protein sequence is MKFLISSLFIGLSFFTIAQNVGVNQNNPTHSLHISPFTTGDDPLRVDGLQAYSVGDTSLLMINHSTGVVKYINTSDFVSIISGGAGLGTDDQNIDSLILNGYTLTTFIENGNAASIDLSPLSDSISSNIINNNNFENQVISILYDNADTLLYNANFISSLQDSIDTDVDSLVLNNTTLTIYENGSNASVDLSTLSDNDADPSNELQTITKSGNTVTLSNGGGSFTDDDTQLTEAQVDAYVNNNGYLTSFTEVDGSTTNEIQTISKTGSTVTLSLGGGSFTDDDTQLTEAQVDAYVNNNGYLTSFTEVDGSTTNEIQNLSLSGNSLSISGGNNVNLSTLDDHDWYEVGGTNQPNNINDNIFTQGNVGIGIIAPTDELHVIGSGSFGASNLVSSIGVFQSTTPYKNLQNTSLWAGGSNFGGYIEGAQNGQLVLAVQDNQASDGVYFINGGGNFNTNNTYDNVSMVVRADGRVGIGTTTPTSKLEIVENTAQNALTVQKDFTGLSNTNAAFIGGTDVGFTTTGVYVLQKDNASFVGPNTNTFNVVNNSNSQFVVKGAGNVGIGTLSPTDKLQVNGHVRVGMINPPNTGSYPNYGNRLYFSGGPVGGTGNSDATDVLWMARYNEVYDRSQLRINIGDNTSGDDALHIGKFISGQTSFTTDFIFSNNGQAYKSGGGTWAATSDRRTKKDITNFTDGLNVLQQINPVTFKYNGLYQTNDDGKDYVGIIAQDVQKVAPYMIGSYEASKSPQSKEMEEILNYDGGTYMLYILVNSVKEQQQQIDALKESNHELIKQLEALKKH, encoded by the coding sequence ATGAAATTCCTAATATCTTCCCTATTTATAGGTTTATCGTTTTTTACCATTGCTCAAAATGTAGGTGTTAACCAAAACAACCCAACGCATTCTTTACATATCTCTCCTTTTACAACAGGAGATGATCCCTTAAGAGTAGATGGATTGCAAGCTTATTCTGTTGGCGATACTTCTTTATTGATGATTAATCATTCTACTGGAGTTGTAAAGTATATCAACACTTCCGATTTTGTTTCTATTATTAGTGGAGGTGCTGGACTAGGGACTGATGATCAAAACATTGATAGCTTAATCTTAAATGGCTATACTTTAACAACTTTTATTGAAAATGGAAATGCTGCTTCTATTGACCTATCCCCTTTATCTGACAGTATATCTTCTAACATTATCAACAATAATAATTTTGAAAACCAAGTGATTTCAATTTTGTATGATAATGCCGATACTTTGTTATACAACGCTAACTTTATCTCTAGTTTACAAGATTCTATTGATACAGATGTAGACAGTTTGGTGCTTAATAATACCACACTAACTATATATGAAAACGGTTCCAATGCCTCAGTTGATTTAAGCACATTAAGCGATAATGATGCTGACCCATCTAACGAACTTCAAACGATTACCAAATCAGGAAATACTGTTACTCTAAGTAATGGAGGCGGTTCTTTTACTGATGATGACACACAACTAACCGAAGCGCAAGTAGATGCGTATGTCAACAACAATGGTTATCTAACTTCTTTTACAGAAGTGGATGGTTCTACAACTAACGAAATTCAAACCATTTCGAAAACAGGAAGTACCGTAACTCTTAGTTTAGGTGGAGGAAGCTTTACTGATGATGACACACAATTAACCGAAGCGCAAGTAGATGCGTATGTCAACAACAATGGTTATCTAACTTCTTTTACGGAGGTGGATGGTTCTACAACTAACGAAATCCAAAATTTATCTCTAAGTGGAAACTCCTTAAGTATTAGCGGTGGAAACAATGTTAATTTAAGTACATTAGATGATCATGATTGGTATGAAGTCGGAGGAACTAATCAGCCTAACAATATCAATGACAACATCTTTACACAAGGTAATGTAGGGATCGGAATTATAGCGCCAACTGATGAACTTCATGTTATAGGTTCTGGTTCTTTTGGAGCTTCTAACCTTGTGTCTTCTATCGGTGTATTTCAATCTACAACCCCTTATAAAAATTTACAGAATACTTCACTTTGGGCAGGAGGGAGTAATTTTGGAGGATATATTGAAGGGGCTCAAAATGGTCAATTAGTTCTCGCTGTTCAAGATAATCAAGCTTCTGACGGAGTATACTTTATCAATGGAGGCGGAAACTTTAATACTAACAATACCTACGATAATGTATCCATGGTAGTGAGAGCAGACGGAAGAGTTGGAATTGGGACGACCACTCCTACTTCAAAATTAGAAATCGTCGAAAACACTGCGCAAAATGCACTAACAGTACAAAAAGACTTTACTGGTTTGTCTAATACTAATGCCGCATTTATTGGAGGAACAGATGTTGGGTTTACCACCACAGGTGTATATGTCTTACAGAAAGATAACGCTTCTTTTGTCGGGCCTAATACCAATACTTTTAATGTGGTTAACAATTCCAATTCTCAATTTGTTGTTAAGGGCGCTGGAAATGTAGGAATAGGAACCTTATCTCCTACTGATAAACTCCAAGTGAATGGACATGTAAGAGTTGGAATGATCAACCCTCCTAATACAGGAAGTTACCCTAACTATGGTAATCGTCTATACTTTTCAGGTGGTCCTGTTGGAGGAACTGGAAATAGTGATGCTACCGATGTTTTATGGATGGCACGTTATAATGAAGTATATGATCGTTCTCAATTAAGAATTAATATTGGAGACAATACCAGTGGAGATGATGCACTTCATATTGGTAAATTTATTTCTGGTCAGACTTCATTTACTACAGATTTTATTTTCAGTAATAATGGCCAAGCGTATAAGTCTGGTGGAGGAACATGGGCAGCAACTTCTGATAGAAGAACCAAAAAAGACATCACTAATTTTACAGACGGATTAAATGTCTTACAACAGATTAACCCTGTGACTTTCAAGTATAATGGTTTATACCAAACCAATGATGATGGTAAAGATTATGTTGGTATTATTGCTCAAGATGTTCAAAAAGTAGCTCCATATATGATTGGTTCATACGAAGCAAGTAAATCACCTCAATCAAAAGAAATGGAAGAAATCCTCAATTACGATGGAGGAACATACATGCTATATATTCTTGTCAACTCTGTAAAAGAGCAACAACAACAAATTGATGCACTCAAAGAAAGTAACCATGAGTTAATTAAACAACTAGAAGCATTAAAAAAGCACTAA
- a CDS encoding THUMP domain-containing protein, producing MKIVARTLAGLEEVLAEEIKQIGGKEIEIFNRAVEYKGDVRLLYKSNLWLRTAIDVLLPLSKFQANNEEELYEKVQKINWSNYITSEKTFSINPIVHSSIFTHSHYASLKVKDAIVDQLREKKGRRPNIDTENPDVKIMLRISENKCSLLLNSSGEPLFKRGYRTYGGVAPINEVLAAGIIGISEWDTQTPFIDPMCGSGTFAIEAAMKAKNIAPGYIREAFGFMNWLDYREDIWEGLKYEAQFEIKDQKAPIYAFDKSRQTIRTAEMNANSIEALNNAIQFEMKDFFKNEKPTEEGIIVTNPPYEVRLKTNNIEQFYELIGNNLKHKWTGYDAWIISSNLNAIKRLGLKPKKKVSLLNAQLESKLVHLPLYAGSKKIKQE from the coding sequence ATGAAAATAGTTGCACGAACATTAGCTGGATTAGAAGAAGTTTTAGCTGAAGAAATTAAACAAATTGGAGGTAAGGAAATCGAAATTTTCAATCGAGCTGTCGAATATAAAGGAGATGTTCGCCTACTCTACAAAAGTAACCTTTGGTTAAGAACGGCTATAGATGTATTGTTGCCACTTTCTAAATTTCAAGCCAATAATGAAGAAGAGCTATATGAAAAAGTGCAAAAAATAAATTGGAGCAATTACATTACTTCTGAGAAAACATTCTCCATAAATCCCATTGTACACTCTTCTATTTTCACTCATTCTCATTACGCTTCTCTTAAAGTTAAAGATGCTATTGTCGATCAATTAAGAGAAAAAAAGGGAAGAAGACCTAACATAGACACAGAAAATCCTGATGTAAAAATCATGTTGAGAATATCTGAGAATAAATGTTCTCTGTTATTAAACAGCTCTGGTGAACCTCTATTTAAGAGAGGTTATAGAACTTATGGCGGGGTCGCTCCAATCAATGAAGTTCTAGCTGCTGGAATAATTGGAATTAGTGAATGGGATACACAAACTCCTTTTATTGATCCCATGTGTGGTTCAGGAACTTTCGCTATCGAAGCCGCAATGAAAGCTAAAAACATTGCTCCGGGATATATTAGAGAAGCGTTTGGTTTTATGAACTGGTTAGATTATAGAGAAGATATTTGGGAAGGTTTAAAGTATGAAGCTCAGTTTGAAATAAAAGACCAAAAAGCCCCAATATATGCTTTCGACAAGTCTAGGCAAACAATTAGAACTGCAGAAATGAATGCCAACAGTATTGAAGCTCTTAATAACGCCATTCAATTTGAGATGAAAGACTTCTTTAAAAATGAAAAACCAACTGAAGAAGGTATCATTGTTACCAACCCTCCTTATGAAGTGCGATTAAAGACTAATAACATTGAGCAGTTCTATGAATTAATTGGAAATAATTTAAAACACAAATGGACAGGATATGATGCTTGGATTATTTCTTCTAACTTGAATGCCATAAAAAGACTAGGGCTTAAACCCAAAAAGAAAGTATCTTTATTAAACGCTCAATTAGAAAGTAAGCTTGTTCATCTACCATTATACGCTGGTAGTAAGAAAATTAAGCAAGAATAG
- a CDS encoding GNAT family N-acetyltransferase yields MTNIKTIHFKRRKEIDILRYDQLVGAANTVNIYCLSWYLDAVADHWGCLVKGDYEAVLPIPYTIKFGQQIIYQPFFTRELNVFSKQELNSHLVQEMFSAIPKEYRKVDFATSSLIDLEQFDRQEAQHQVLDLEGEYADIRASYSKNTKRLLNKAEKSGLTIDVIQEASDFITFFKTHTGKQVNYTPNNYQQLEALVQYIINHKKGQVLVVLEEGTIIAQGVFLHQGDKVTYLKGSVNERGKVLGAMFLLMDYVVRKSIEEERIRFDFGGSNIENIAAFYKKFGAKDRKYYRYSKNELSWILKKGKILRDFLKLS; encoded by the coding sequence ATGACAAATATAAAGACTATACATTTTAAAAGACGTAAAGAAATTGATATTCTTCGTTATGATCAATTAGTTGGAGCTGCTAACACAGTAAATATATATTGTTTAAGTTGGTATTTGGATGCTGTTGCTGACCATTGGGGGTGCTTGGTAAAGGGCGATTATGAAGCGGTTTTACCGATACCCTATACGATTAAGTTTGGACAGCAAATTATTTATCAGCCTTTCTTTACACGAGAATTAAATGTTTTTTCAAAACAAGAGCTCAATAGTCATTTAGTTCAAGAGATGTTTAGTGCAATTCCAAAGGAATATAGAAAAGTTGATTTTGCAACTTCAAGTTTAATCGATTTAGAGCAGTTTGATCGTCAAGAAGCTCAACATCAAGTGTTGGATTTAGAAGGAGAGTATGCTGATATAAGAGCCAGCTACTCTAAAAATACTAAGCGCTTATTAAATAAAGCTGAGAAGTCAGGATTAACAATCGATGTTATTCAAGAGGCTTCTGATTTTATTACCTTTTTTAAAACACACACTGGAAAACAAGTCAATTATACTCCCAATAATTATCAACAACTAGAAGCGTTAGTGCAGTATATTATTAATCACAAAAAAGGACAGGTTTTAGTGGTACTTGAAGAGGGAACGATTATTGCTCAGGGAGTTTTTCTTCATCAAGGAGATAAAGTAACCTATCTAAAAGGTTCTGTTAATGAAAGGGGAAAAGTTTTAGGAGCAATGTTTTTATTAATGGATTATGTTGTTCGAAAGAGTATAGAGGAAGAGCGGATAAGGTTCGATTTTGGAGGGAGTAATATCGAAAATATAGCTGCTTTTTATAAAAAGTTTGGAGCAAAAGATAGGAAGTATTATCGCTATTCTAAAAATGAGTTGTCATGGATTTTAAAAAAGGGAAAAATACTAAGGGATTTTTTGAAGTTGTCATAA
- the upp gene encoding uracil phosphoribosyltransferase — MTVHNFSKSNSIYNNFLAQLRDLKVQKDRLRFRRNLERLGEITAYEVSKELQFKEAEIYSPLGVAKSNIIEEQPVIATILRAGLPLHQGFLNYFDSADNCFISAYRKHTNNEDFDVEIEYMSSPSVDGKVVILTDPMIASGASMVLAYKALLSKGKPKHVHVVGVISSLEGINYVKQHMPENTTIWIGAIDEEMTAQSYIVPGLGDAGDLAFGEKMDY, encoded by the coding sequence ATAACCGTTCACAACTTCAGTAAAAGTAATTCTATTTATAATAATTTCTTAGCTCAATTAAGAGATTTAAAAGTTCAAAAAGATCGTTTGCGTTTTAGACGTAATTTGGAGCGATTAGGAGAAATTACTGCTTATGAGGTGAGTAAGGAGTTGCAGTTCAAAGAGGCTGAAATATACTCCCCACTAGGTGTTGCTAAATCGAATATTATTGAAGAACAACCGGTCATTGCCACAATCTTAAGAGCAGGTCTGCCTTTACATCAAGGTTTTTTAAATTACTTTGATAGTGCAGATAACTGTTTTATCTCGGCATATCGAAAGCATACTAATAATGAGGATTTTGATGTTGAAATAGAGTATATGTCTAGTCCAAGTGTTGATGGGAAAGTTGTGATTCTTACTGATCCTATGATCGCTTCTGGTGCATCTATGGTGTTAGCATATAAAGCTTTGTTGAGTAAAGGAAAACCCAAACATGTTCATGTTGTAGGTGTAATTAGTAGTTTAGAAGGGATTAACTATGTAAAACAACACATGCCTGAAAATACGACGATTTGGATTGGGGCAATTGATGAAGAGATGACAGCTCAATCGTATATTGTACCTGGTTTAGGAGACGCAGGTGATTTAGCTTTTGGAGAAAAGATGGATTATTAA
- a CDS encoding RNA polymerase sigma factor has product MGKLDHISHKILGLLSSGNAQAAFDLIIQEYNQKIYWHIRRIIISHDDTNDVLQNTFIKIWKGLLNYKGEAKIYTWIYRIATNESITFLNKQKKAPLYDGTTQEPYTTQAAIQMDATEIEKRLELALLTLPEKQRIVFNLKYFEDMKYEDISAITQTSVGALKASYHLAVKKIEKFLTSN; this is encoded by the coding sequence ATGGGGAAATTAGATCATATTAGTCACAAAATTTTAGGCTTACTAAGCTCTGGAAATGCTCAAGCAGCTTTTGACCTAATTATCCAAGAATACAACCAAAAAATCTATTGGCATATACGTCGTATAATTATTTCGCACGATGATACGAATGATGTTTTGCAAAATACATTTATTAAGATTTGGAAAGGACTTCTCAACTATAAAGGTGAAGCAAAAATATACACATGGATCTACCGAATAGCAACCAATGAATCAATTACTTTTTTGAATAAGCAAAAGAAGGCCCCTTTATATGATGGAACAACTCAAGAGCCATATACCACTCAAGCAGCTATTCAAATGGATGCAACTGAAATTGAAAAACGACTAGAATTAGCATTGCTAACATTACCAGAAAAACAAAGAATTGTTTTTAACCTCAAATACTTTGAAGATATGAAATATGAAGATATTTCAGCGATTACCCAAACTTCAGTTGGAGCTTTAAAAGCAAGTTACCACTTGGCTGTAAAAAAAATAGAAAAATTTTTAACCTCCAATTAA
- a CDS encoding sigma-70 family RNA polymerase sigma factor: protein MKEVKNKNITVSDLVHQYSDDLYRFALGKTRSKEVSEDLVQETFIVAVNKLNTFRGESSHKTWLVSILRNKIADYYRKKAKANISDKDLDDQSMSFNSKGMWNKEHKPFVFEDSEHLLDNPKFVTVFYECIEALPQLWNSVIKMKYVTPKKSKEICQELEITDTNLWQIVHRSKLKLKDCLDGNWIQKGY from the coding sequence ATGAAAGAAGTAAAAAATAAAAATATTACGGTTTCAGACTTAGTGCATCAATATAGCGATGATTTATATCGATTTGCATTAGGGAAGACGAGGAGTAAAGAAGTTTCAGAGGATTTGGTTCAAGAAACTTTTATAGTAGCTGTAAATAAGTTAAATACTTTTCGAGGAGAGAGTTCTCATAAGACGTGGTTGGTTTCTATATTAAGAAATAAAATAGCCGATTATTACAGAAAGAAGGCTAAAGCTAATATTTCTGATAAAGATTTAGATGATCAATCGATGTCGTTTAATAGTAAAGGAATGTGGAATAAAGAGCATAAACCTTTTGTTTTTGAAGACTCAGAGCATCTACTCGATAACCCAAAATTTGTTACCGTTTTTTATGAGTGTATTGAAGCGTTACCTCAGCTTTGGAATTCAGTAATAAAAATGAAATATGTAACTCCTAAAAAAAGCAAAGAAATTTGTCAGGAATTAGAGATTACAGATACCAATTTATGGCAGATTGTCCATCGGTCTAAATTAAAGTTGAAAGATTGTTTAGATGGAAACTGGATACAAAAGGGATATTAA